A genomic segment from Osmerus mordax isolate fOsmMor3 chromosome 5, fOsmMor3.pri, whole genome shotgun sequence encodes:
- the LOC136942894 gene encoding histone H3 — protein MARTKQTARKSTGGKAPRKQLATKAARKSAPATGGVKKPHRYRPGTVALREIRRYQKSTELLIRKLPFQRLVREIAQDFKTDLRFQSSAVMALQEASEAYLVGLFEDTNLCAIHAKRVTIMPKDIQLARRIRGERA, from the coding sequence ATGGCCAGAACCAAGCAGACCGCTCGTAAATCTACCGGTGGCAAAGCCCCCAGAAAGCAGCTCGCCACCAAGGCTGCTCGTAAGAGCGCGCCAGCTACCGGTGGCGTGAAGAAGCCCCATCGTTACAGGCCCGGGACCGTGGCTCTGAGAGAGATCCGTCGTTACCAGAAGTCTACCGAGCTGCTTATTCGCAAGCTGCCCTTCCAGCGCCTGGTGAGGGAAATCGCCCAGGACTTCAAGACTGACCTGCGGTTCCAGAGCTCCGCCGTGATGGCTCTGCAGGAGGCCAGCGAGGCTTACCTGGTCGGTCTGTTCGAGGACACCAATCTGTGCGCCATCCACGCTAAGAGGGTCACCATCATGCCCAAGGACATCCAGCTGGCCCGCCGCATCCGCGGAGAGCGCGCCTAG
- the LOC136942895 gene encoding histone H2A → MSGRGKTGGKARAKAKTRSSRAGLQFPVGRVHRLLRKGNYAQRVGAGAPVYLAAVLEYLTAEILELAGNAARDNKKTRIIPRHLQLAVRNDEELNKLLGGVTIAQGGVLPNIQAVLLPKKTEKAVKAK, encoded by the coding sequence ATGAGCGGAAGAGGCAAAACCGGAGGAAAAGCCAGGGCTAAGGCCAAGACCAGGTCGTCCCGCGCTGGGCTCCAGTTCCCTGTGGGTCGTGTTCACAGGCTTCTCCGCAAGGGCAACTATGCGCAGCGTGTGGGAGCTGGTGCACCCGTCTACCTGGCAGCAGTCCTTGAGTACCTCACCGCTGAGATCCTGGAGTTGGCCGGCAACGCGGCTCGTGACAACAAGAAGACCCGCATCATTCCCCGTCACCTGCAGCTGGCCGTCCGCAACGACGAGGAGCTCAACAAACTCCTCGGTGGCGTTACGATCGCTCAAGGTGGAGTGCTGCCCAATATCCAGGCGGTGCTTCTCCCCAAGAAGACCGAGAAGGCCGTTAAGGCCAAGTAA
- the LOC136943306 gene encoding uncharacterized protein, with protein sequence MREADKSALLNAPVASEGLFGPAVASASERFSRLEEERKHLLGHMPLQKKPNAAPFSVSSGASQSRRKRACRPVARAAAATQAAPPAAPVPPERAEPSLRLCAPGSGRAVRPLEAHSSDGAQTSLGQGAQPQPLRVDPTLGCAADSVHSGGWGQTRVRPFPVYGSAGLRETRLSCPLKALALRTEIASLLTKGTVIPVPRDQENSGLYSPYFLVPKKNGGMRPILDLRVLNESVAKRPFRMLTIKRLLTCVQRNDFGISIDLKDAYFHVPIKLKHRRFLRFAFEGKKYEYTRLPFGYTLAPRTFSKCVEAALEPLRRRGIRILAYLDNLLVLAQSPDRAIQDATSLVSQLSQLGFAVNWEKSAPWPAQQFTYLGIHLDTVGMRARLSAPRREAISIALRAFRVSRTITALSVMSLLGLMVAAHVVMPLGLLYMRKLQRWFAQLRLDPVRHRRRLLVIPRSIKTDLNHWKDPRVMARGVDMGRVTSLYPVFTDASLTGWGGVCQAGSIGGRWEPSETRHINLLELEVVRLTLCHFALVLKDQDVLVRSDNRVTVAYINRQGGVRSPSLHRLAEEVWTWVFTHLRSLRALHIPGLLNEGADLMSRGGPREDEWRLKPSIVSLIWARFGRAQVDLFASRANTQCLLWFSLRAQDRPPLGVDAFAHRSWPRGLLYAFPPLASILPLLARVRSDGLSVILIAPDRPGAPWFPEMMGMLVGGPWPIPHQTDALSQAGGLVKSPPVIGGPLMAWLLRGNS encoded by the exons ATGAGAGAGGCGGACAAGTCCGCCCTGCTCAACGCTCCCGTGGCTAGCGAGGGCCTGTTCGGACCGGCTGTGGCGTCAGCCTCCGAACGCTTCTcgcgcctggaggaggagaggaagcaccTGCTAGGGCATATGCCCCTGCAGAAGAAACCTAACGCTGCTCCCTTCTCTGTTTCCTCCGGTGCCTCGCAAAGCAGGAGGAAACGAGCTTGCCGTCCGGTGGCCCGAGCGGCCGCTGCGACGCAGGCTGCTCCTCCCGCGGCACctgttccccccgagagagCGG AGCCATCACTGCGGCTGTGCGCCCCGGGTTCTGGCCGCGCTGTGAGACCTCTTGAAGCTCATAGCTCAGACGGAGCTCAGACCTCTCTTGGTCAGGGGGCGCAGCCCCAGCCCTTACGAGTCGACCCCACCTTGGGCTGTGCCGCCGATTCGGTGCACAGCGGCGGCTGGGGTCAGACGAGAGTACGGCCGTTTCCTGTCTACGGCTCCGCAG GACTGAGGGAGACACGCTTGTCCTGCCCGCTGAAAGCACTCGCGCTCCGGACGGAGATAGCGAGCTTGCTGACCAAAGGGACAGTGATCCCGGTCCCCAGAGATCAGGAGAACTCGGGTCTCTACTCCCCTTACTTTTTGGTTCCCAAGAAAAACGGGGGGATGAGGCCGATTCTAGACCTGAGGGTGCTCAACGAGAGTGTGGCCAAACGGCCCTTTCGCATGCTGACgataaagcgtttgctgacttgTGTACAGCGGAACGACTTTGGGATCAGCATAGATCTGAAGGACGCGTATTTCCATGTGCCTATCAAACTGAAGCACAGGAGATTTCTGCGTTTTGCCTTCGAAGGGAAAAAGTACGAGTACACGCGCCTGCCGTTTGGGTACACGCTGGCTCCtcgaactttctccaagtgcgtGGAGGCAGCTCTAGAACCGTTACGGCGGAGGGGAATACGCATTCTGGCGTACCTCGACAACCTGTTAGTTCTAGCTCAGTCTCCGGACAGAGCTATCCAGGACGCGACCTCACTGGTGAGTCAGCTCAGCCAGTTGGGGTTCGCTGTCAACTGGGAGAAGAGCGCTCCATGGCCCGCTCAACAGTTTACCTACCTAGGTATCCATTTGGACACTGTTGGGATGAGAGCCAGACTTTCGGCGCCACGGAGAGAGGCTATTTCAATAGCTCTCCGCGCGTTCCGGGTCTCACGCACAATCACCGCGCTGTCGGTGATGTCCCTATTGGGGTTGATGGTGGCGGCTCATGTAGTAATGCCATTAGGCCTGTTATACATGCGCAAGCTGCAGAGATGGTTTGCTCAGCTGCGGTTGGATCCTGTGCGACACCGCCGCAGACTGCTAGTGATACCGAGATCAATCAAAACCGATCTGAACCATTGGAAAGACCCGCGCGTCATGGCGCGCGGAGTCGACATGGGCAGGGTGACATCTCTCTACCCGGTCTTTACGGACGCGTCCTTGACCGGGTGGGGTGGAGTATGTCAGGCGGGCTCGataggaggaagatgggaaccGTCAGAGACGCGTCACATCAACCTCCTGGAGCTCGAAGTGGTTCGACTGACTTTGTGCCATTTCGCGCTGGTGTTGAAGGATCAAGACGTTCTCGTCAGATCCGACAACAGGGTGACGGTGGCTTACATcaacagacagggaggggtgcggTCTCCATCACTTCATCGCTTAGCGGAGGAAGTGTGGACTTGGGTTTTCACGCACCTACGCTCCCTGAGAGCTCTGCACATTCCAGGTCTGCTCAACGAGGGAGCGGACCTGATGTCAAGAGGCGGCCCGAGAGAGGACGAATGGAGGTTGAAACCGTCCATCGTGTCTCTGATCTGGGCACGTTTCGGCCGAGCACAGGTGGATCTGTTTGCGTCACGAGCCAACACACAGTGTCTTCTGTGGTTCTCGCTGCGCGCACAGGACAGACCTCCGCTTGGAGTCGATGCGTTCGCGCACCGTTCCTGGCCGAGAGGTCTGCTATACGCATTTCCACCTctggcctccatcctccccttgcTGGCTCGGGTGAGGTCGGACGGGCTGTCGGTCATTCTGATAGCCCCCGATCGCCCCGGAGCCCCATGGTTCCCGGAGATGATGGGGATGCTGGTGGGCGGGCCTTggcccatacctcatcagacggaTGCGCTCTCTCAGGCCGGAGGCCTGGTGAAGAGCCCTCCAGTGATCGGAGGCCCACTTATGGCTTGGCTACTGAGAGGGAACTCTTAG